Part of the Candidatus Bathyarchaeota archaeon genome is shown below.
CATCAACAACAAGAATGTCAAAATCACTTGAAATATTGCCTTCCCCCCGGACCCAGCTCCCAAACAGCCCCAGAGCCCGCACCGCAGGGTCCATCTTAAGATCCTCCACTAAACCATAGAATGATCCTTGGATTAACCTAGGAAGAACCTCCATCAAAACCCAGTTAATAATCCCTAAGAGACGATTTTTATATTTTCCTCCCCTAAAGGAACCGGAGAACACAACACGCTTATTTATAGATACGGAACTTAAGGCATTAGTCTTTCACTCATTCATGGTTACATATCATCGGCCTTTTAGATTGGACACTACAAGACTATACCCATAAACTTAAATATGATAAATGGAAGGAAGGCTAATACTCCAAGTGACCAGTCATTTTGAGCCTTAGGGACAAGGATCTGAGATGGAAGTACATAATTTAACACGCGAGAGATATCTATATGTCTAGAAGAAGAGCACAACTCACAAGCGAGCTGGCCTGCTCCGAATGTGGAGGTGGCAATATTATTCATGATGGTGGATCAGGAGAGATCATCTGTGGTGCCTGTGGCCTTGTCATCACCGACTCTGTGATTAACAAAGGCCCTGAGTGGAGGGCCTTCACCCAAACGGAAAAAGAGTCGAGGAGTCGGGTGGGCGTACCCCTCTCCTTCGCAGTTCATGATAAAGGACTCACCACCATGATCGGTAGGGTCGGCCGAGACGCCTTCGGACGAAAGATCCCGCTGAAGACGAAGCTCCAGATGCTTAGGCTCAGGAAATGGCAGATTAGGTCAAGAGTCCACAGCTCAGTGGACAGGAACCTTGCCCAGGCCATGGCAGAGCTAGACAGGCTCACCGACAAACTCCATATACCTCCCTCCATCAAGGAGAAGGCGGCAGTAATCTACCGAAAGGCTCTCGACAAAGGCCTCGTCAGGGGTCGATCCATCTCCGCTATCGCGGCAGCCTCTCTATACGCCGCCTGCAGGACGAGCCAGACCCCCCGGACCCTCCGAGAGCTTTCAACCCACAGCCCTATCGAAAAGAAAGACATTGCTCGATGCTACCGCCTCCTCCTAAGAGAACTCAAAATCAGGATGCCTATCCCTATGGCCCAACTCAGGGTCCCAAAAATCGCCGCCAAGGTGAACGTCGGGGAATTGACCCAACAGGACGCAGTAAAAATACTCCGGGAGGCTGAGAGGCTCAAGACAACCGCGGGGAAAGACCCCATGGGTCTAGCAGCTGCTGCCCTCTATATCGCCTGCGTCAGGAACGACGAAAAAAGGACTCAGAAGATGATCGCCGACGCCGCTGGGGTCACCGAGGTCACCATCCGGAACCGGTACAAGGGCCTCAAGGAATCATTGAATCTAATAATATAAGAACCTAAATAGCCCCTCCACCTAATTTGGACTGGGAAAAAAAGTGTCGGAGTCCAATAACAACCATGAGAGGACCTTAATCCTCTGCATTGATATTGATGACGACATCGGAAAAAAGGCTAACGTAAAAACCCCCATTTTGTCAAGAGCTCAGAACCTAGAGGCAGCCGGCATCCTAGCTTTAGCAGACCCTGAAGAGGCAGACGCCAACGCCATGTTCGGAGCCGTGAGAATCTACGACAACCTACTAGAAAAGTATCCAAAAGAACACTATCAGATCGCCACAATATCCGGATCGGCTCTAGGAGGCATCAATGCCGACCGTAAAATAGTGATGGAGTTGGAGAGCATTCTGAAGGAATTCATGGCAACCGGCATAATCCTAGTAACCGACGGTTACTCAGACGAGGCGGTTATCCCCCTGATACAGTCCAGGATCCCGATAAACTCGATCCAACATATCGTAGTTAAGCACAGCGAACGCCTCGAGGAAACCTGGGCAGTAATTTTCCGCTATCTAAAACAGATGGTGACAGATCCATATTACTCTAAAATAAGCCTCGGAGTACCCGGTGTGATGCTCATTGTGGTTGGGGTCCTCCAGATCTTCAATCAGCTCCAGAACGCCGGCATGATACTCACTTTCGTGATAGGCCTGGTTCTGCTCATCAAAGGATTTGGCTGGGAAGAAAAACTCAACATTGTGAAAATGCGGCTCCCTACTCCTGACCGCCAGATCACAGCTGCCTCCTCGAGCTTCGGGTTCATCCTCATCCTCGTGGGAGGCATAAAGGGGATAAGTAATGCATGGAAATATCTCCCTAGCCCCGCTCCTCTCTGGTGGGAAGACTTTGCATGGTGGATTCAACAGTCACCCAGTATCTTAGGCCGTTTTATGCTTGTTGCTGTCGATCTTATAGTCATCGGGATCATGGCCGCCCTCATAGGGGGCATCGCCGCTAACTACATCAAGAAGGACCCAAAAATCTGGCAAAACGTCGTCGGGATAATTGTCACCTTTTGGAGCAGGTTTATCGCCCTTGAGTCAGCAAGAGTCCTCATAGATCCTGATAAGACCATTGCTCCCTTCTCTCCCTTAGTCCTTTATGCTTTAGCTGGAGTTTTGTCGACTATAATCTCGGTATTCCTGATCTACGGATCAGACCGAAAGCTCTATTTCAGTGATACCTGAATACTGACCGCCATGGTTTTATCAAGTGGGCATATGAGGAGGGATTGATAATTTATGCTCCAAGGCTTCCTTTCTGCCATCGGCGTTTATAGGATGTACCGTCAATGGATCCTCAGTCAAATCGATAAGGAGCGGATACCTGAACATATAGGCATCATTCTAGATGGAAACAGGCGGTGGGCATCGAAAAGATCACTCCTCCAATGGAAGGGCCACCGAGAGGGGGCTGAGAAAGTACGAAAGTTCATGGAGTGGTGCCTCGACATCGGCATCAACACCGTAACCCTTTACGCCTTGTCCACCGAGAACTTCAATAGGTCCAAAGCGGAGGTTGACGAGCTTATGAAGATCTACGAGGAGAACCTCAAAGAACTCATCTCCTCTGAGGCCATCCATAAAAACAGGGTGAACATCCGGGCCATCGGCAGGATCAATCTCCTTCCCGAGAAAATAAGATCAATAATCGAAGAGGTGGAGCAAGCAACCAAGGAATATGACCAATTCTACATCAACTTTGCCCTTGCTTATGGGGGTAGAGCTGAGATTGTCGATGCGACTAGGGAGATCGCAACTCTAGTGGAGAAAGGGGAGGTCAATCCAGAGAGCATAGATGAGGTACTCATCGAGAATCACCTCTATACTGCTCATCTTCCACAGCCTAACCCGGATCTTATTATCCGGACCTCGGGGGAAGCCCGCCTCAGTAACTTTTTGATCTGGCAGGCGGCCTATAGTGAGCTCTTCATCGTAGACGTCTACTGGCCTGACTTTAGGGAGATAGATCTGGCTAGGGCTATTAGAAGCTATCAGAACAGACATAGACGATACGGAAAATAGTGGCTCAGACACGCATCGCGTCCAGATCGGAATCGAAATTTGTGAGCCTCTCGGGACCTGAGGATGTCACCAGAACCGTGTCTTCGATCCTCACACCTCCAAAGCCATTCATATAGATCCCAGGTTCATTAGAGACAACGTTCCCTATCGTCAAAGTGTCCCCACTACTTTTGCTGAGAGAGGGGGGTTCATGGACCTCTAGGCCCACCCCGTGGCCAAGACTATGAAAAAAGTCCTCCCCATGTCCAGCCGTTGTGATGATGTCTCTAGCGATTCGGTCTACATCGATCCCTCTAGCACCTTCCTTGATCTCCGGGAACGCCGCTGTATTGGCCTCAAGGACGTTCTCGTAGATGGTCCTTTGCTTCTCTGAGGGGGAACCTATGATGAAGGTCCGGGTGATATCGGAGCAATATTTCTTGTATGTGGCCCCCATGTCGATAGTGACGAAATCTCCTCTCTTTATCTTCCTCCCGGAGACACCTGCGTGTGGGTATGCTGATCGAGGCCCTGAAGCTACGATGAATGGAAATGAAATATCATTTGCACCTTCCATCCTTATCGCAGAAGCAGCAGAGGCGGCAACTTCATGCTCCCTCACCCCTTCAGTGAGGAACTCTTGGATCGCCTCCATACCCAAATCTGAAAGCGCCCCAGCACGCTTCATGAACTTTTGCTCTGACAAGTCCTTCACCTTCCTCATTGCCCATATGAGATCCTGATTCTCTTTTAGCACCACACTTCCAAGCTTTTTTTTAATCATTTGATATTCTATAAGGGAGAGTTCATCGAAGCCAATCTTTTCCGTTTTAATCTGGTTCAGTTTCTCCACGATCTTGACCTCTTTTTCTTTCCTCTCATATGATTCTATACAGCAGCCTAAGGCGCTATCTTGGGCTAAGTATAGGTTAAGGCGGGGGGTAAGGAGGATGGGGTGGGTATCAGGGGCTATAATGAGAATCCCGCCACTGTTTGAGCCAGTGAGGTAAAATATGTTTGGTTCTCGCGTAACTATGTAAGCATCTAACCCCTCAGATTCTAAGGATTTCGAAACTCTTTCGGTTCTCATCTGGTTTTGTAATTTGGTGTTCAAAGGTATATAATTTAGGCGTTCAAGCTGTTTGTTAACATCAAAAAACTTCAGATCTGGTTATCAAAGGGGATGATGAGCATAATCTCGTTGTAATACTTAATAATACCGTATAGGATACCCCATTTAGCGAACATCGGTTTTGAATTGATTAAAGAAATAATGCAATACACACAGGGTAGTCTCCACTAGAATTAGTTTAAGATATAAACATGCGTTAGATTGAGAAAAAACCTGGTCTGAGGGGTAAAAATGGTGTATATTAACCGGATTGTGTTTAGGAATTTCAAGTCATTCGGTGGAAGCTTGAAGCTCAGCTTCCAGCAGGGATTCAATGTTATCACGGGGCCAAATGGCAGCGGGAAAAGCAATATCATTGATGCGGTCCAATTCGTATTTGGGGAGCTGGGATCTAAACGTATGAGGGTCCCCGTTCTTTCAGGTTTGATTTTTGACGGAGCAGGGGATGACAGCGCAAAGCCCCATTACGCTCAAGTGACTATTTACTTCAATAATACTGATAGGGCCCTTCCAGTAGATAGGAAGACGGTGAGCGTAGGGAGAAGAGTTGACAGGGAGGGTAAGAGTAAATATTTCCTCAATGGGAAGCAGACGTCGAGGCGGGCTCTCCTAGACATCCTCATGATGGCGGGAATCAGCCCCGGGGGATATAACATGGTTCTCCAGGGATTCGCGACCCGCCTTAGCGACCTGACACCATTGGAAAGGATGAATGCCCTCGAGGACCTCGTTGGGATCACAGAATATGATGAGAAAAAGGCCGAGGCTCAAGTTAGGCTCAATGACGCCGAGAGGAAGATCGAAGTTGCCTCCGCCAAGGGGGATGAAGTTCGCCGTAGAGTGATAGGGCTGGAGCGCGAGAGGAACGATGCGATCAGGTCCCGCCTCTTGGAGAGGGAGAAGAAGCGTCTTGAGGGGTACTTACTTTCAGAGCAGATCACTAAGATCGAGACCAACATTGGGGACACGAAGCGGAAAATCACCGAGAACCATACAGAGATCGAACGGATCGTGGGGGAGAGAGAGAAGCTATTAGCCAAGCGGGATGAAGCGAGGGCTCGTCTTGAGGATTTCACAAACGAGGCGTCCGAGAAAAGCAACACAAGGCTCCCAATTATGAAGTCGGAACTTGTGGAGAAAAAGGCGATTAGAAAAGGCCTCGAGAACCGTCTGAAGGAACTAGAATCTAAAAAGCTCTCCACCCACAAGAACATAGAGGCGAAACTCAAGGAGATCAATAGATCGAAAGTAGAAAAGAGAGAAAAGCAAAAGATTCTCAGCGAGCTGAAACGGAAGTTTAAACGGATTGAGCTCAGGATCTCAAAGAGAGAGGAGGACCTCAAGAGCCAGGCCGCTGAGATCGAAACTCAAAAGGAGCTTGCGGAGTATAATCTCGGGAGAATAGAGCAGCTGACAGAGGATCTTGTACCGATGCAAGAGAGCCTAAGTGGTCTCGAGATCGAGATCAATAAACAGAACGTTAACTTTGCTACGCTTGAGGGTAAAATCGAAAACTTAGAGAGGAAGAAGAGTGATACTCTCATCTCAACATCAAATTTAGGCGAAAAGATTAGGGAGTACGAAGACCTCAAGAACGATGAAGCTAAAAAGCTCGAGGAGATGCTCGAGAATATTGAGGGTCAGGTAGGGAGACAGAAAGGAATTCGAGACACCATTCTGGGAGCTAACAAGCTTGCCAAGGAAGCTGAGAACACAATAACCCAGTTCGCAGCTAAGAGGGATCTTTGGAAGAACCTAGTCACTGAGGAGAAAGCCCAGGCACGAATCATCAAGATGTCTAAAGCCGGAGCTCTCAAAGGATATCACGGGCAGCTAAGGTCTTTAGTGAAGATCGACCTAAAATATCAGAAAGCGGCGAACACGGCAGCAAGCGGCTGGAGCACTGCACTGGTTGTTGCTGACGTTGATATTGCGTTCCGATGCATTGAAAGTCTCAAGAAAAACAAACTGGGGATGACCCGGTTCATACCTCTGAAAAATATTAGAATACCAGAACCACTTCAAAATATCCATGAATTAGGTGTTGAGGGATATTTGCCTGAGCTCATAAGATTCACCGAAGAGTATAGAACAGCAGTCTACCTTGTTTGGGGAGACACCTATGTTGCTAAGGATAGGAAATCGGCAATCTCCTTAGCAAATAAAGGATATCGGGTGGTAACTTTGACCGGAGACCTTTTTGAACCTAAGGGAGGACTCCTAGGAGGGCACTGGAGGCGTTCCCCCGATTTTACCAAACTTATCCCCAGCGAAGAGTCCGTTCATGATCTCTCCACAACGATCAAGGCATTAAGGAAAAGCCTTTCATCAAAAATGACTGATCTAAAAAAGTCTGGTGGAAGCCTCAGGGAGTTCACTGAATATATTAATCACTTTAACAACGTCATCGATGGCATCGATTTGCAGGTTAGGGAAACTCTAGAGACGATCGAGAGATACAAGCGAAACGTCGTCACCATTAATGGGAATATTACCAAGCTTGTCGAGGGAAAAGCAAAGGAGCTAGGCCTTGTTACCGTCCTTGAAAAGCGGAAGGCCAGAACTGTACATGAAATAGACAGAGCAAAAAAAGAGATCATTCAACTCCGGGGTCTGGGTAATCCCTCCGAGGTTATCCAGCTTGAGAGGTCTTATGACATCTTGGTAAGGGATACCACTGAACTCGGGAAAAAGAGGTCCTTGCTTCAAACCCAGATCTCAATTCAGAAAAACCATATTGACGGATTTCTCGACCTAAAGACCACAGAAATCCAGGACCAGATCAATGGCATGAAAGGAGAAATCAAGGTCATTGAAGAACATATGAAAGGGGGCTCTACGAGAATCTCTGAGGGA
Proteins encoded:
- a CDS encoding transcription initiation factor IIB — its product is MSRRRAQLTSELACSECGGGNIIHDGGSGEIICGACGLVITDSVINKGPEWRAFTQTEKESRSRVGVPLSFAVHDKGLTTMIGRVGRDAFGRKIPLKTKLQMLRLRKWQIRSRVHSSVDRNLAQAMAELDRLTDKLHIPPSIKEKAAVIYRKALDKGLVRGRSISAIAAASLYAACRTSQTPRTLRELSTHSPIEKKDIARCYRLLLRELKIRMPIPMAQLRVPKIAAKVNVGELTQQDAVKILREAERLKTTAGKDPMGLAAAALYIACVRNDEKRTQKMIADAAGVTEVTIRNRYKGLKESLNLII
- a CDS encoding chromosome segregation SMC family protein, which produces MVYINRIVFRNFKSFGGSLKLSFQQGFNVITGPNGSGKSNIIDAVQFVFGELGSKRMRVPVLSGLIFDGAGDDSAKPHYAQVTIYFNNTDRALPVDRKTVSVGRRVDREGKSKYFLNGKQTSRRALLDILMMAGISPGGYNMVLQGFATRLSDLTPLERMNALEDLVGITEYDEKKAEAQVRLNDAERKIEVASAKGDEVRRRVIGLERERNDAIRSRLLEREKKRLEGYLLSEQITKIETNIGDTKRKITENHTEIERIVGEREKLLAKRDEARARLEDFTNEASEKSNTRLPIMKSELVEKKAIRKGLENRLKELESKKLSTHKNIEAKLKEINRSKVEKREKQKILSELKRKFKRIELRISKREEDLKSQAAEIETQKELAEYNLGRIEQLTEDLVPMQESLSGLEIEINKQNVNFATLEGKIENLERKKSDTLISTSNLGEKIREYEDLKNDEAKKLEEMLENIEGQVGRQKGIRDTILGANKLAKEAENTITQFAAKRDLWKNLVTEEKAQARIIKMSKAGALKGYHGQLRSLVKIDLKYQKAANTAASGWSTALVVADVDIAFRCIESLKKNKLGMTRFIPLKNIRIPEPLQNIHELGVEGYLPELIRFTEEYRTAVYLVWGDTYVAKDRKSAISLANKGYRVVTLTGDLFEPKGGLLGGHWRRSPDFTKLIPSEESVHDLSTTIKALRKSLSSKMTDLKKSGGSLREFTEYINHFNNVIDGIDLQVRETLETIERYKRNVVTINGNITKLVEGKAKELGLVTVLEKRKARTVHEIDRAKKEIIQLRGLGNPSEVIQLERSYDILVRDTTELGKKRSLLQTQISIQKNHIDGFLDLKTTEIQDQINGMKGEIKVIEEHMKGGSTRISEGRTEIEELQEVLNGITSDVEETGKILEQHRRAVSGIERNIERLDQRRVNIERRTGSFEVELERLRLQSGQRFEDLSRLGFEVRLQTNGMNLALVERTLRRIEQEKREIGMVNQLAIQAYEEDAYNYKMLSVRINELEEEKGSILRFVEKVEREKTEQFMAAYNDICENFSVLFEKLTGGGDGRLELQNPESPFSEGVDLYVQFPGKPMRLAAGASGGERSVAAIAYLLAIQRFLKAPFYLFDEIDAHLDDLNTARLADVLKENAMESQFLMVSLKDVMVHNANKIYGVFAQNGRSRVVSLPMKVEVPV
- the uppS gene encoding polyprenyl diphosphate synthase, which produces MLQGFLSAIGVYRMYRQWILSQIDKERIPEHIGIILDGNRRWASKRSLLQWKGHREGAEKVRKFMEWCLDIGINTVTLYALSTENFNRSKAEVDELMKIYEENLKELISSEAIHKNRVNIRAIGRINLLPEKIRSIIEEVEQATKEYDQFYINFALAYGGRAEIVDATREIATLVEKGEVNPESIDEVLIENHLYTAHLPQPNPDLIIRTSGEARLSNFLIWQAAYSELFIVDVYWPDFREIDLARAIRSYQNRHRRYGK
- a CDS encoding DUF373 family protein, with protein sequence MSESNNNHERTLILCIDIDDDIGKKANVKTPILSRAQNLEAAGILALADPEEADANAMFGAVRIYDNLLEKYPKEHYQIATISGSALGGINADRKIVMELESILKEFMATGIILVTDGYSDEAVIPLIQSRIPINSIQHIVVKHSERLEETWAVIFRYLKQMVTDPYYSKISLGVPGVMLIVVGVLQIFNQLQNAGMILTFVIGLVLLIKGFGWEEKLNIVKMRLPTPDRQITAASSSFGFILILVGGIKGISNAWKYLPSPAPLWWEDFAWWIQQSPSILGRFMLVAVDLIVIGIMAALIGGIAANYIKKDPKIWQNVVGIIVTFWSRFIALESARVLIDPDKTIAPFSPLVLYALAGVLSTIISVFLIYGSDRKLYFSDT
- a CDS encoding Xaa-Pro peptidase family protein, with amino-acid sequence MRTERVSKSLESEGLDAYIVTREPNIFYLTGSNSGGILIIAPDTHPILLTPRLNLYLAQDSALGCCIESYERKEKEVKIVEKLNQIKTEKIGFDELSLIEYQMIKKKLGSVVLKENQDLIWAMRKVKDLSEQKFMKRAGALSDLGMEAIQEFLTEGVREHEVAASAASAIRMEGANDISFPFIVASGPRSAYPHAGVSGRKIKRGDFVTIDMGATYKKYCSDITRTFIIGSPSEKQRTIYENVLEANTAAFPEIKEGARGIDVDRIARDIITTAGHGEDFFHSLGHGVGLEVHEPPSLSKSSGDTLTIGNVVSNEPGIYMNGFGGVRIEDTVLVTSSGPERLTNFDSDLDAMRV